A DNA window from Pseudomonas tohonis contains the following coding sequences:
- the ftsW gene encoding putative lipid II flippase FtsW produces the protein MLARLFALQSPLRSRRGLDMDFPLLAGCLALLGLGLVMITSASSEVAAALSGNPLYHSIRHLIYLAIGGVACVLTLQVPMSFWQRYGARLMLVAFVLLIMVLLPGIGREVNGAKRWIGFGLFNLQPSELAKLFTVMFIAGYLVRRQDEVREKLTGFIKPMLVLGPIAVLLLAEPDFGATVVLVGSCIAMLFLGGINLVRFVPLVGAVLGAGVLVMTSQSYRMQRLTNFIDPWADQYGAGYQLSQALIAFGRGEWFGVGLGNSIQKQFYLPEAHTDFVFAVLAEELGMVGALATVALFVFVSVRALHIGLCAERARQYFSAYVAYGLAFQWIGQVLINIGVNVGLLPTKGLTLPFLSYGGSSLVICCVCLGLLLRIEWESRTHLGNEDIEFVESDFLEEEVRP, from the coding sequence ATGCTGGCCCGCCTGTTCGCCCTGCAGTCGCCGCTCCGCAGTCGCCGTGGCCTCGACATGGACTTCCCGCTGCTGGCGGGTTGCCTGGCGCTGCTCGGCCTGGGGCTGGTGATGATCACCTCGGCGTCCTCGGAAGTGGCCGCCGCGCTGTCCGGCAACCCGCTCTACCACAGCATCCGCCACCTCATTTACCTGGCCATCGGCGGGGTCGCCTGCGTGCTGACCCTGCAGGTGCCCATGAGCTTCTGGCAGCGCTACGGCGCGCGCCTGATGCTGGTCGCCTTCGTCCTGCTGATCATGGTGCTGCTGCCGGGCATCGGCCGCGAGGTCAACGGCGCCAAGCGCTGGATCGGCTTCGGCCTGTTCAACCTGCAGCCGTCCGAGCTGGCCAAGCTGTTCACCGTCATGTTCATCGCCGGCTACCTGGTGCGCCGCCAGGACGAGGTGCGCGAGAAGCTCACCGGCTTCATCAAGCCGATGCTGGTGCTCGGTCCCATCGCCGTGCTGCTGCTGGCGGAGCCGGACTTCGGCGCCACAGTGGTACTGGTGGGGTCCTGCATCGCCATGCTGTTCCTCGGTGGCATCAACCTGGTTCGCTTCGTCCCGCTGGTCGGTGCGGTGCTCGGTGCCGGGGTGCTGGTCATGACCAGCCAGAGCTACCGCATGCAGCGCCTGACCAACTTCATCGACCCCTGGGCCGATCAGTACGGCGCCGGCTACCAGTTGAGCCAGGCGCTGATCGCCTTCGGCCGTGGCGAATGGTTCGGCGTCGGCCTGGGCAACAGCATCCAGAAGCAGTTCTACCTGCCCGAGGCGCACACCGACTTCGTCTTCGCCGTACTGGCGGAAGAGCTGGGCATGGTCGGGGCGCTGGCCACGGTCGCCCTGTTCGTGTTCGTCAGCGTCCGGGCGCTGCACATCGGCCTCTGCGCGGAACGCGCGCGGCAGTATTTCTCGGCCTACGTGGCCTATGGCCTGGCATTCCAGTGGATCGGCCAGGTCCTGATCAACATCGGTGTGAACGTCGGCCTGCTGCCCACCAAGGGCCTGACCCTGCCGTTCCTCAGCTACGGCGGCAGCTCCCTGGTGATCTGCTGCGTCTGCCTCGGCCTGCTGCTGCGGATCGAATGGGAAAGCCGCACGCACCTGGGCAACGAGGACATCGAGTTCGTCGAGAGCGACTTCCTCGAAGAGGAGGTACGCCCATGA
- a CDS encoding cell division protein FtsQ/DivIB, whose amino-acid sequence MRGATVRHQQPAIGRAPQRKPVPRGASRMVAKEPLSTRLPKPNFSVFKRLVWPVVLVVLGFGAYEAAQRLLPYADRPIAKINVQGDLSYISQQAVQQRIAPYIAASFFSIDLAGMRSELEQMPWIAHAEVRRVWPDQVMIRLEEQLPIARWGDEALLNNQGQAFTPRELAHYEQLPQLWGPQRAQEQVMQQYQMLSQMLRPLGFSITRLELRERGSWFLSTGQGVEILLGRDHLVEKMRRFISIYEKTLKEQIANIERVDLRYPNGLAVAWRTPVEAPAAAVASRAN is encoded by the coding sequence ATGCGTGGCGCCACGGTCCGTCATCAGCAACCCGCCATCGGCCGCGCTCCCCAGCGCAAGCCGGTGCCGCGTGGTGCCAGCCGGATGGTGGCCAAGGAGCCGCTCAGCACACGCCTGCCCAAGCCGAACTTCAGCGTGTTCAAGCGCCTGGTCTGGCCGGTGGTCCTGGTGGTGCTGGGGTTCGGTGCCTACGAGGCGGCCCAGCGCCTGCTGCCCTATGCGGATCGCCCCATCGCCAAGATCAACGTGCAGGGCGACCTGAGCTACATAAGCCAACAGGCGGTGCAGCAGCGGATCGCCCCGTACATCGCGGCGAGCTTCTTCAGCATCGACCTGGCCGGCATGCGCAGCGAGCTGGAGCAGATGCCCTGGATCGCCCACGCCGAGGTGCGCCGGGTGTGGCCGGACCAGGTGATGATCCGCCTGGAAGAACAATTGCCGATCGCCCGCTGGGGCGATGAGGCGCTGCTGAACAACCAGGGCCAGGCCTTCACCCCGCGTGAGCTGGCCCACTACGAACAACTGCCGCAGCTGTGGGGGCCACAGCGGGCCCAGGAGCAGGTAATGCAGCAGTACCAGATGCTCAGCCAGATGTTGCGCCCGCTCGGGTTCTCCATCACCCGCCTGGAGCTGCGCGAACGCGGCAGCTGGTTCCTGTCCACCGGGCAGGGCGTGGAGATATTGCTGGGAAGGGATCATCTGGTGGAGAAGATGCGTCGCTTCATCTCGATCTACGAGAAGACGCTCAAAGAACAGATCGCCAACATCGAGCGTGTCGACCTGCGTTACCCCAACGGCTTGGCGGTAGCGTGGCGAACCCCGGTAGAGGCACCCGCGGCGGCCGTAGCCAGCCGCGCGAATTGA
- the lpxC gene encoding UDP-3-O-acyl-N-acetylglucosamine deacetylase: MIKQRTLKNVIRATGVGLHSGEKVYLTLKPAPVDTGIVFCRTDLDPVVQIAAYAENVGETTMSTNLFNGDVKVGTVEHLLSAMAGLGIDNAYVELSAAEVPIMDGSAGPFVFLIQSAGLEEQEAAKRFIRIKREVSVQDGDKRATFVPFDGFKVTFEIDFDHPVVNGRTQKASVDFSSTTFVKEVSRARTFGFVRDLEFLRSHNLALGGSVENAIVVDEDSVLNEDGLRYEDEFVKHKILDAIGDLYLLGNSLIGEFRGFKSGHALNNRLLRALIADKDAWEVVTFEDAKTAPISYMRPVAAV; encoded by the coding sequence ATGATCAAACAACGCACTTTAAAGAACGTCATCCGTGCCACAGGCGTAGGGCTGCATTCCGGGGAAAAGGTCTACCTGACCCTCAAGCCCGCCCCTGTGGATACCGGCATCGTGTTCTGCCGTACCGACCTGGACCCCGTCGTCCAGATCGCCGCCTATGCCGAGAATGTCGGTGAGACCACCATGTCCACCAACCTTTTCAATGGCGACGTCAAGGTCGGCACGGTAGAGCACCTGCTTTCGGCCATGGCTGGCCTGGGCATCGACAACGCCTACGTCGAGCTGTCCGCCGCCGAAGTACCGATCATGGATGGCAGCGCCGGCCCGTTCGTGTTCCTCATCCAGTCCGCTGGTCTCGAGGAGCAGGAAGCCGCCAAGCGCTTCATTCGCATCAAGCGCGAAGTGAGCGTGCAGGATGGCGACAAGCGCGCCACCTTCGTGCCGTTCGATGGCTTCAAGGTCACTTTCGAGATCGACTTCGACCACCCTGTGGTCAACGGTCGTACCCAGAAAGCGTCGGTCGATTTCTCCAGCACCACCTTCGTCAAGGAAGTCAGCCGTGCCCGTACCTTCGGGTTCGTGCGCGATCTGGAATTCCTGCGCTCGCACAATCTGGCTCTGGGCGGCAGCGTCGAGAACGCCATCGTGGTCGATGAGGACAGCGTATTGAACGAGGACGGCCTCCGTTACGAGGACGAATTCGTCAAGCACAAGATCCTCGACGCCATCGGCGACCTCTACCTGCTCGGCAACAGCCTCATCGGCGAGTTCCGTGGCTTCAAGTCCGGTCATGCACTCAACAATCGCCTGCTGCGTGCACTGATCGCCGACAAGGATGCCTGGGAAGTGGTCACCTTCGAAGATGCCAAGACCGCACCCATTTCCTACATGCGCCCGGTAGCGGCCGTGTAA
- the ftsA gene encoding cell division protein FtsA: protein MASVQSGKMIVGLDIGTSKVVALVGEIAADGQLEIVGIGTHPSRGLKKGVVVNIESTVQSIQRAVEEAQMMAGCRIHSAFVGVAGNHIRSLNSHGIVAIRDREVSPADIERVLDAAQAVAIPADQRVLHTLAQDYVIDNQEGVREPLGMSGVRLEAKVHVVTCAVNAAQNIEKCVRRCGLEVDDIILEQLASAYSVLTDDEKELGVCLVDIGGGTTDIAIFTEGAIRHTAVIPIAGDQVTNDIAMALRTPTQYAEEIKIRYACALAKLAGAGETIKVPSVGDRPPRELSRQALAEVVEPRYDELFTLIQAELRRSGYEDLIPAGIVLTGGTAKMEGAVELAEEIFHMPVRLGVPHSVKGLSDVVRNPIYSTGVGLLMYGLQKQSDGISMSGGLGSFSDEPKTPVLERLKRWVQGNF, encoded by the coding sequence ATGGCAAGCGTGCAGAGCGGCAAGATGATCGTCGGCCTGGATATCGGCACCTCCAAGGTGGTGGCGCTGGTGGGCGAGATCGCGGCCGACGGCCAGCTGGAGATCGTCGGGATCGGCACCCATCCGTCCCGCGGGCTGAAGAAGGGCGTGGTGGTGAACATCGAGTCCACCGTGCAGTCCATCCAGCGCGCGGTCGAAGAGGCGCAGATGATGGCGGGCTGCCGTATCCACTCCGCCTTCGTCGGCGTCGCCGGCAATCACATCCGCAGCCTGAACTCCCACGGCATCGTCGCGATCCGCGATCGCGAAGTCAGCCCGGCGGACATCGAGCGCGTGCTCGACGCCGCCCAGGCCGTCGCCATCCCCGCCGACCAGCGGGTGCTGCACACCCTGGCGCAGGACTACGTGATCGATAACCAGGAAGGGGTGCGCGAACCCCTGGGCATGTCCGGCGTGCGCCTGGAAGCCAAGGTCCACGTGGTGACCTGCGCGGTGAATGCGGCGCAGAACATCGAGAAGTGCGTGCGCCGTTGCGGCCTGGAGGTGGACGACATCATCCTCGAGCAACTGGCCTCGGCCTACTCGGTGCTGACCGACGACGAGAAGGAACTGGGCGTGTGCCTGGTGGACATCGGCGGCGGCACCACCGACATCGCCATCTTCACCGAGGGCGCGATCCGCCACACCGCGGTGATCCCGATCGCCGGCGACCAGGTGACCAACGACATCGCCATGGCCCTGCGGACGCCGACCCAGTACGCCGAGGAGATCAAGATCCGCTACGCCTGCGCCCTGGCCAAGCTGGCCGGTGCCGGCGAGACCATCAAGGTGCCGAGCGTCGGCGACCGTCCGCCGCGGGAACTCTCGCGCCAGGCACTGGCCGAAGTGGTCGAGCCCCGCTATGACGAACTGTTCACCCTGATCCAGGCCGAGCTGCGCCGCAGCGGCTACGAGGACCTGATCCCGGCGGGCATCGTGCTGACCGGCGGCACCGCGAAGATGGAAGGGGCGGTCGAGCTCGCCGAAGAGATTTTCCACATGCCGGTGCGCCTGGGCGTGCCGCATAGCGTCAAGGGCCTGAGCGACGTGGTGCGCAACCCGATCTACTCGACCGGCGTTGGCCTGCTGATGTACGGCCTGCAGAAGCAGTCCGACGGGATTTCGATGTCCGGCGGCCTGGGCAGCTTCAGCGACGAACCCAAGACACCTGTTCTGGAGCGGCTCAAGCGCTGGGTCCAGGGCAACTTCTAA
- the ftsZ gene encoding cell division protein FtsZ, with translation MFELVDNVPQSAVIKVIGVGGGGGNAVNHMTKSNIEGVEFICANTDAQALKNIGARTVLQLGPGVTKGLGAGANPEIGRQAALEDRERIAEVLQGTDMVFITTGMGGGTGTGAAPIIAEVAKDMGILTVAVVTRPFPFEGRKRMQIADEGIRALSESVDSLITIPNEKLLTILGKDASLLSAFSKADDVLAGAVRGISDIIKRPGMINVDFADVKTVMSEMGMAMMGTGCASGPNRAREATEAAIRNPLLDDVNLQGARGILVNITAGPDLSLGEYSDVGNIIEQFASEHATVKVGTVIDPDMRDELHVTVVATGLGARLEKPVKVVDNTVQSAAVAATSPAPQRAEQPSVNYRDLDRPTVMRNQAHGSAATAAKMNPQDDLDYLDIPAFLRRQAD, from the coding sequence ATGTTCGAACTCGTAGATAACGTTCCGCAAAGCGCGGTCATCAAGGTAATCGGCGTGGGCGGTGGCGGCGGCAACGCAGTCAACCACATGACCAAGAGCAACATCGAAGGCGTCGAGTTCATCTGCGCCAACACCGATGCCCAGGCACTGAAGAACATCGGTGCGCGCACCGTCCTGCAACTCGGCCCGGGCGTGACCAAGGGGCTGGGCGCGGGTGCCAATCCCGAGATCGGTCGTCAGGCCGCTCTGGAAGACCGCGAGCGCATCGCCGAAGTGCTGCAGGGCACCGACATGGTCTTCATCACCACCGGCATGGGTGGCGGTACCGGTACCGGTGCGGCGCCGATCATCGCTGAAGTGGCGAAGGACATGGGCATCCTCACCGTTGCCGTGGTCACCCGTCCGTTCCCGTTCGAAGGCCGCAAGCGCATGCAGATCGCCGACGAGGGCATTCGTGCGCTGTCGGAAAGCGTCGACTCGCTTATCACCATCCCCAACGAGAAGCTGCTGACCATCCTCGGCAAGGACGCGAGCCTGCTGTCCGCCTTCTCCAAGGCCGACGACGTGCTGGCCGGTGCCGTGCGCGGTATCTCCGACATCATCAAGCGTCCGGGCATGATCAACGTCGACTTCGCCGACGTGAAGACCGTGATGAGCGAAATGGGCATGGCGATGATGGGTACCGGCTGCGCCAGCGGTCCGAATCGTGCCCGTGAGGCCACCGAGGCGGCGATCCGCAACCCGCTGCTGGACGACGTCAACCTGCAGGGCGCGCGTGGCATCCTGGTGAACATCACCGCCGGTCCCGACCTGTCCCTGGGCGAGTACTCCGATGTGGGCAACATCATCGAGCAGTTCGCTTCCGAGCACGCCACCGTGAAGGTGGGCACCGTGATCGATCCGGACATGCGCGACGAGCTGCACGTCACCGTGGTCGCCACCGGCCTGGGCGCTCGCCTGGAGAAACCCGTCAAGGTAGTGGACAACACCGTCCAGTCCGCAGCCGTTGCCGCGACCAGCCCCGCACCCCAGCGTGCAGAGCAGCCGTCGGTCAACTATCGCGACCTGGATCGTCCGACCGTCATGCGCAACCAGGCTCATGGCAGCGCCGCAACCGCCGCCAAGATGAACCCGCAGGACGACCTGGATTACCTGGACATTCCGGCCTTCCTGCGTCGTCAGGCCGATTGA
- the murC gene encoding UDP-N-acetylmuramate--L-alanine ligase, producing the protein MVESQKAMPQPEMRRIRRIHFVGIGGVGMCGIAEVLLNLGYNVSGSDLKASAVTARLESFGAQIFIGHRAENAENADVLVVSSAVNKANPEVAVALERRIPVVPRAEMLAELMRYRHGIAVAGTHGKTTTTSLIASVFAAGGLDPTFVIGGRLNAAGTNAQLGTSRYLVAEADESDASFLHLQPMVAVVTNIDADHMSTYGGDFNKLKKTFVEFLHNLPFYGLAVLCVDDPVVREILPQVARPTVTYGFAEDADLRAINVRQQGMQTFFTVLRKDRAPLDVSVNMPGNHNVLNALATIAIATDEGIDDDAIVRGLSGFQGVGRRFQVYGELQVEGGSVMLVDDYGHHPREVAAVIKAVRGGWPERRLVMVYQPHRYSRTRDLYDDFVQVLGESNVLLLMEVYPAGEEPIPGADSRQLCHSIRQRGQLDPIYIERGVDLAPLVKPLLRAGDILLCQGAGDIGGLAPQLIQSPLFGGGDDAAARKES; encoded by the coding sequence ATGGTTGAGAGCCAGAAAGCCATGCCGCAACCGGAAATGCGCCGCATCCGTCGCATCCACTTCGTCGGCATCGGCGGCGTGGGCATGTGCGGGATCGCCGAAGTGCTGCTGAACCTCGGCTACAACGTCTCCGGTTCCGACCTCAAGGCCTCGGCCGTGACTGCGCGCCTGGAGAGCTTCGGTGCGCAGATCTTCATCGGCCACCGTGCCGAGAACGCCGAGAACGCCGACGTGCTGGTGGTTTCCAGCGCGGTGAACAAGGCCAACCCGGAGGTCGCCGTCGCCCTGGAGCGCCGCATCCCCGTGGTGCCGCGTGCCGAGATGCTGGCCGAGCTGATGCGCTACCGCCACGGCATCGCCGTCGCCGGGACCCACGGCAAGACCACCACCACCAGCCTGATCGCCTCGGTGTTCGCCGCGGGCGGCCTGGACCCGACCTTCGTCATCGGCGGGCGCCTGAACGCCGCCGGCACCAACGCCCAGCTGGGCACCAGCCGGTACCTGGTGGCCGAGGCCGACGAGAGCGACGCCAGCTTCCTGCACCTGCAGCCGATGGTCGCGGTGGTCACCAACATCGACGCCGACCACATGAGCACCTACGGCGGCGACTTCAACAAGCTGAAGAAGACCTTCGTCGAGTTCCTCCACAACCTGCCGTTCTACGGGCTGGCGGTGCTTTGCGTGGATGATCCGGTGGTGCGCGAGATCCTCCCGCAGGTGGCCCGCCCGACCGTGACCTACGGCTTCGCCGAGGATGCCGACCTGCGCGCCATCAACGTGCGCCAGCAGGGCATGCAGACCTTCTTCACCGTGCTGCGCAAGGACCGTGCGCCGCTGGACGTCTCGGTGAACATGCCGGGCAACCACAACGTATTGAACGCGCTGGCGACCATCGCCATCGCCACCGATGAGGGCATCGACGACGATGCCATCGTGCGCGGCCTGTCGGGCTTCCAGGGCGTGGGCCGACGCTTCCAGGTCTACGGCGAGCTGCAGGTCGAAGGCGGCAGCGTGATGCTGGTCGACGACTATGGCCACCATCCGCGCGAAGTCGCGGCGGTGATCAAGGCGGTACGCGGTGGCTGGCCGGAGCGTCGCCTGGTGATGGTCTACCAGCCGCACCGCTACAGCCGCACCCGTGATCTGTACGACGATTTCGTGCAGGTGCTGGGCGAGTCCAACGTGCTGCTGCTGATGGAGGTCTACCCGGCGGGCGAGGAGCCCATCCCCGGCGCCGACAGCCGCCAGCTGTGCCACAGCATCCGCCAGCGCGGCCAGCTGGACCCGATCTACATCGAGCGTGGCGTCGACCTGGCGCCGCTGGTCAAGCCGTTGCTGCGCGCCGGCGACATCCTGCTCTGCCAGGGTGCCGGCGATATCGGCGGGCTGGCCCCGCAATTGATCCAGAGCCCGTTGTTCGGTGGTGGCGATGATGCCGCCGCGAGGAAAGAGTCATGA
- a CDS encoding M23 family metallopeptidase, with translation MHIILLSRRHGAARSLSLDLRVLLGLGGLLLALVLASGIALGAWIRPAAPAAEDSQQMTLALDEQRSQVSQARADAQRQLDAFGAHIADLQARLTRLDALGERVAELADLDASEFDFSLNVGQGGPEDPLDAPAYQAPPFMDVLDSLTERLDSREQQLEVLEQLLGERRISEAEHLAGRPVLQGYISSPFGVRSDPLTGRLSKHKGVDFAAKAGSDVLAVGAGVVTWSGRKTGYGNMVEISHADGYRTLYAHNQKNLVQVGDLVQRGQAIAKVGSSGRSTGAHVHFEVTRGGEVVNPALYIARSAAAE, from the coding sequence ATGCACATCATTCTTCTGAGCCGCAGGCACGGGGCGGCGCGTTCGCTGAGTCTCGACCTGCGCGTGCTCCTGGGGCTCGGTGGCCTGCTGCTGGCGCTGGTGCTCGCTTCGGGGATCGCCCTCGGTGCCTGGATCAGGCCCGCGGCGCCCGCTGCCGAAGACAGCCAGCAGATGACGCTCGCGCTCGACGAGCAGCGTAGCCAGGTGAGCCAGGCGCGCGCCGACGCCCAGCGTCAGCTGGACGCCTTTGGCGCCCACATCGCCGACCTGCAGGCGCGCCTAACCCGGCTCGACGCCCTGGGCGAACGTGTCGCGGAACTGGCGGACCTGGACGCCAGCGAGTTCGATTTCTCCCTCAACGTCGGCCAGGGCGGCCCGGAAGACCCGCTCGATGCGCCGGCCTACCAGGCACCGCCCTTCATGGACGTGCTGGACAGCCTGACCGAGCGCCTCGACAGCCGCGAGCAGCAGCTAGAAGTCCTCGAACAGCTGCTCGGCGAGCGCCGCATCAGCGAGGCCGAGCACCTGGCCGGACGCCCCGTGCTGCAGGGCTACATCTCCTCGCCCTTCGGCGTGCGCAGCGACCCCTTGACCGGCCGCCTGAGCAAGCACAAGGGCGTGGACTTCGCGGCCAAGGCCGGCAGCGATGTCCTGGCCGTCGGTGCGGGCGTCGTCACCTGGTCCGGACGCAAGACCGGCTACGGCAACATGGTCGAGATCAGCCATGCGGATGGCTACCGTACCCTCTATGCGCACAACCAGAAGAACCTGGTGCAGGTGGGTGATCTGGTGCAGCGTGGCCAGGCCATCGCCAAGGTCGGCAGCAGCGGTCGTTCCACCGGTGCGCACGTCCACTTCGAGGTCACCCGCGGTGGCGAGGTGGTCAACCCGGCCCTCTATATAGCCCGTTCCGCAGCCGCGGAATAA
- a CDS encoding D-alanine--D-alanine ligase, whose protein sequence is MSANLKSTLEPKAFGRVAVLYGGKSAEREVSLKSGSMVLEALQGAGVEAFGIDVGDDLLQRLAAEKIDRAFIVLHGRGGEDGSMQGLLECLGIPYTGSGVLASALAMDKLRTKQVWQSLGLSTPRHAVLASEADCRAAAEALGFPLIVKPAHEGSSIGMAKVADVDALIEAWKGASRYDSQVLVEQWIHGPEYTIAMLRGQVLPPIRLGTPHTFYDYDAKYLANDTQYQIPCGLDAAREQELKDLTARACEAVGTQGWARADVMQDADGRFWLLEVNTVPGMTDHSLVPMAARAAGLDYQQLVLAILADSVEARG, encoded by the coding sequence ATGAGCGCGAACCTGAAATCCACCCTCGAGCCCAAGGCCTTCGGCCGGGTCGCCGTGCTCTACGGCGGCAAGAGCGCCGAGCGCGAAGTCTCGCTGAAGTCCGGCAGCATGGTCCTGGAAGCGCTCCAGGGCGCAGGCGTCGAGGCCTTCGGCATCGATGTCGGCGACGACCTGCTGCAACGCCTGGCCGCCGAGAAGATCGACCGCGCCTTCATCGTCCTCCACGGCCGTGGTGGCGAGGACGGCAGCATGCAGGGCCTGCTCGAATGCCTGGGCATCCCTTACACCGGCAGCGGTGTGCTGGCCTCCGCCCTGGCGATGGACAAGCTGCGGACCAAGCAGGTCTGGCAGAGTCTCGGCCTGTCTACCCCGCGTCACGCGGTGCTCGCCAGCGAGGCGGATTGCCGTGCGGCGGCCGAAGCGCTGGGCTTCCCGCTGATCGTCAAGCCGGCTCACGAAGGCTCGAGCATCGGCATGGCCAAGGTGGCGGATGTCGACGCATTGATAGAGGCCTGGAAGGGCGCCAGCCGTTATGACTCCCAGGTACTGGTGGAGCAGTGGATCCATGGGCCGGAGTACACCATCGCGATGCTGCGCGGGCAGGTGCTGCCGCCCATCCGCCTGGGTACCCCGCATACCTTCTACGACTACGACGCCAAGTACCTGGCCAATGACACCCAGTACCAGATCCCCTGCGGGCTGGACGCCGCCAGGGAGCAGGAACTCAAGGACCTGACCGCGCGCGCGTGCGAGGCGGTGGGTACCCAGGGCTGGGCGCGTGCCGACGTGATGCAGGACGCCGACGGCCGCTTCTGGCTGCTGGAGGTGAACACCGTTCCGGGCATGACCGACCACAGCCTGGTCCCGATGGCCGCTCGCGCTGCGGGCCTGGATTACCAGCAACTGGTGCTGGCGATCCTGGCCGACAGCGTCGAGGCACGAGGTTAA
- a CDS encoding DciA family protein has protein sequence MSFRPLPARSPAALLREEKPLKALFNQAQRIDHLQQLLESQLQPAAREHCRVASWREGCLMLIISDGHWATRLRYQQRRLQRQLQALEEFATLTKIIFKVQPSQGSGRAPGRTIELSAFAAESIQATAEGIEDPKLRAALERLAERARKPERD, from the coding sequence ATGTCTTTTCGTCCCTTGCCGGCCCGGTCCCCCGCCGCACTGCTGCGCGAGGAAAAACCGCTCAAGGCCCTGTTCAACCAAGCCCAACGCATCGACCACTTGCAACAGTTGCTGGAAAGCCAGCTGCAACCAGCGGCGCGTGAACATTGCCGTGTAGCGTCGTGGCGCGAGGGCTGCCTGATGCTGATCATCAGTGACGGCCACTGGGCGACGCGGCTGCGATACCAGCAACGCCGGCTGCAACGTCAGCTCCAGGCCCTCGAAGAGTTCGCGACGTTAACGAAAATCATCTTCAAGGTGCAACCTTCCCAAGGCTCGGGACGTGCACCAGGCCGCACCATCGAGCTGTCGGCCTTTGCCGCCGAAAGCATCCAGGCCACCGCGGAAGGGATCGAGGATCCCAAGCTGCGTGCTGCCCTGGAGCGCCTCGCCGAGCGCGCCCGCAAGCCCGAGCGCGACTGA
- the murG gene encoding undecaprenyldiphospho-muramoylpentapeptide beta-N-acetylglucosaminyltransferase codes for MSGNVLIMAGGTGGHVFPALACAREFQARGYSVHWLGTPRGIENELVPQAGLPLHLIQVTGLRGKGIKSLLKAPFSLVRSLFQARRVVSELKPVCVLGMGGYVTGPGGLAARLAGVPLVIHEQNAVAGTANRSLAPFASRVCEAFPDTFETSDKRRTTGNPVREELFLETPRDALAGRTPRLLVLGGSLGAEPLNKLLPAAVALLPAELRPQVFHQAGKNHDGVTAERYREAGVEAEVAPFIKDMARAYAWADLVICRSGALTVSELAAAGLPSFLVPLPHAIDDHQSRNADYLAKEGAAFLLPQHATDAAALAARLTEVLMQPERLKAMGAIARSLAKPDATRSVVDICLEVAHG; via the coding sequence ATGAGCGGCAACGTATTGATCATGGCGGGTGGCACTGGCGGGCACGTTTTCCCGGCTCTGGCCTGCGCCCGCGAGTTCCAGGCCCGTGGCTACAGCGTGCACTGGCTGGGCACCCCGCGTGGCATCGAGAACGAACTGGTACCCCAGGCCGGCCTGCCATTGCACCTGATCCAGGTCACCGGCCTGCGCGGCAAGGGCATCAAATCGCTGCTCAAGGCGCCGTTCTCCCTGGTGCGTTCGCTGTTCCAGGCGCGGCGCGTGGTCAGCGAGCTGAAGCCCGTCTGCGTGCTGGGCATGGGTGGCTACGTCACCGGCCCCGGCGGCCTGGCTGCGCGCCTGGCCGGCGTACCGCTGGTCATCCACGAGCAGAACGCCGTCGCCGGCACCGCCAACCGCAGCCTGGCGCCGTTCGCCAGCCGCGTCTGCGAGGCCTTCCCGGATACCTTCGAAACCAGCGACAAGCGCCGCACCACGGGCAACCCGGTGCGCGAGGAGCTGTTCCTGGAAACCCCGCGCGACGCCCTGGCCGGTCGCACGCCGCGCCTGCTGGTGCTGGGCGGCAGCCTGGGTGCCGAGCCACTGAACAAGCTGCTGCCGGCAGCCGTCGCGCTGCTGCCTGCCGAACTTCGCCCGCAGGTGTTCCACCAGGCTGGCAAGAATCACGATGGGGTCACCGCGGAGCGTTATCGCGAAGCCGGTGTCGAAGCGGAGGTCGCACCCTTCATCAAGGATATGGCGCGGGCCTATGCCTGGGCCGATCTGGTCATCTGCCGCTCCGGCGCGCTGACCGTCAGCGAGCTCGCTGCCGCCGGGTTGCCGTCTTTCCTGGTGCCGCTGCCCCATGCGATCGACGACCACCAGTCGCGCAATGCCGATTATCTGGCGAAGGAGGGCGCGGCCTTCCTTCTCCCGCAACATGCCACCGACGCGGCCGCACTCGCCGCCCGGCTGACCGAGGTACTGATGCAACCCGAACGACTCAAGGCCATGGGCGCGATCGCCCGCAGTCTGGCCAAGCCCGATGCCACCCGCAGCGTGGTCGATATCTGCCTGGAGGTGGCCCATGGTTGA